The Drosophila innubila isolate TH190305 chromosome 3R unlocalized genomic scaffold, UK_Dinn_1.0 2_E_3R, whole genome shotgun sequence genome has a segment encoding these proteins:
- the LOC117791575 gene encoding uncharacterized protein LOC117791575, with protein MKLNAIVAMLLLALGPLVSGEAVQSTAKEQIVVHTPLQNYEQPSLRDYDECQVNRQSCVDNCAGNETCESECPQCPELWDEPLLVQGVNDTNYVAPAQPPLNTTNIIRLTNEINNIINNDILSRNEVNVKVHQNVSQVGGRFGLGYNDQGSCCYVIRRERECDHKEHCKEAARHRVCGKRCQSRVMIAKRVVQCEKDQPEECHETLEYVPAHKHKTSARDGHNNRGGRMRRASCQSCLDLRYGDILQYGLPPQCYGCFQGFAVPMMPMAMPMYYPQYSYMPNFGYDNQPKYEPNDEDNEKKENEIAADNDDSDWILDSKKCRGSNGKLEDCVEGSGDFESPVALPPAHLEIGKDNNNNKEDEDDGYNVPAQRRRRRRRQSRRQFMRSLYSHRHGRHGV; from the exons ATGAAG CTGAACGCGATCGTGGCTATGCTTCTGTTGGCTTTAGGGCCTTTGGTCAGTGGCGAAGCTGTACAAAGCACCGCCAAGGAACAGATTGTGGTGCACACACCACTGCAAAACTATGAGCAACCGTCACTTCGGGATTACGATGAGTGTCAGGTGAATCGTCAGAGTTGTGTAGATAATTGCGCCGGAAACGAGACTTGTGAGTCAGAGTGTCCACAATGTCCGGAACTGTGGGATGAGCCATTGTTAGTGCAGGGCGTCAACGATACAAACTACGTGGCACCTGCCCAGCCGCCCCTCAACACCACCAACATCATTCGTCTAACGAACGAGATCAATAACATTATCAACAACGATATACTTTCCCGCAATGAGGTCAATGTCAAGGTTCATCAGAATGTCTCCCAGGTGGGCGGTCGCTTTGGTCTCGGATACAATGATCAGGGCTCCTGCTGCTATGTGATCCGACGGGAGAGAGAGTGCGACCACAAGGAGCACTGCAAGGAGGCCGCCCGTCACCGGGTCTGCGGCAAGCGTTGTCAGTCCCGCGTGATGATTGCCAAACGTGTGGTCCAATGCGAGAAGGATCAGCCAGAGGAGTGCCACGAGACGCTGGAGTATGTGCCGGCTCACAAGCACAAGACCTCGGCAAGGGATGGCCACAATAATCGTGGTGGGCGTATGAGGCGTGCCAGCTGCCAGAGCTGTCTGGACTTGAGATATGGCGACATATTGCAATACGGACTGCCTCCACAATGCTACGGTTGCTTCCAGGGATTTGCAGTACCTATGATGCCCATGGCCATGCCCATGTATTATCCGCAATATTCCTATATGCCAAACTTTGGCTATGATAATCAACCAAAATACGAGCCGAATGATGAGGATAACGAAAAGAAGGAGAATGAAATTGCCGCTGATAATGACGACAGTGATTGGATACTGGACTCTAAAAAATGCCGAGGATCCAATGGAAAACTGGAGGATTGCGTGGAAGGCAGTGGAGATTTTGAAAGTCCCGTTGCCTTGCCGCCAGCGCATTTGGAAATCggcaaggacaacaacaacaacaaagaagaCGAAGATGATGGCTACAATGTGCCCGcccagcgacgtcgacgtcgccgtcgccaGAGTCGCCGTCAGTTTATGCGCTCCTTATACAGTCACCGCCATGGTCGTCATGGCGTTTGA
- the LOC117792724 gene encoding proline-rich receptor-like protein kinase PERK2 — protein sequence MFAYQVVLLPWLLLGFKFATAQSPQNSVNVQCATYTCNPPYVLQNGLCVGFNTSQCGSGSNIIVNVFPPGSSPSYQLQPNQVVVPCAPAQSQPCPNQPFVPYPPIPSQPCPNQPVSPSPPVLPQPCPNQPVSPNPPVQPCPNQPVLPSSPEQLCPNQPVPPSPPVLPQPCPNQPVTPYPPVQPSPNQPVSPNSPVQPCPNQPVTPYPPVQPQPTPSPNQPNLPNSPVQPCPNQPVTPYPPVQPQPTTNPNQHNPPIQSQPCPNQPVAPNPPVQPVSPNPPLQPQPAPYPDEAVTSPVTDEPTPIPTVVPQETSTSTTPTPIPAPILRCPTGTVLVNGFCRLIYCGSGVYSYARGRCVMPRCPQGTVWTGQKCAPPQPIELDPIHIERTIMVEKSKNTSDLVVNNVQNLVVNASLVIPTREDDYDDDYSEEIDSNQAATTTKCCTVVAPRICRCPIQSTRWQCFNRRQYLCGDFCSTSKVVLKPSNVSTWIVDDAEMLLMPPNWNFDCRNQDNCITSTEKHDCSGCALGLIASCSSYCYNYHCDGPNCGFYDQEEFCKLAQFSGSVVCRPEDAWKR from the exons GTTCCAACATTATTGTGAACGTGTTTCCACCAGGATCTTCTCCTTCATATCAACTACAACCGAATCAAGTTGTTGTTCCTTGTGCCCCAGCTCAATCCCAGCCTTGTCCTAACCAACCTTTTGTTCCATATCCTCCAATTCCATCTCAGCCCTGTCCCAATCAGCCAGTTTCACCTAGTCCTCCAGTTCTACCTCAACCCTGTCCCAATCAGCCCGTTTCGCCCAATCCTCCAGTACAACCCTGTCCCAATCAACCTGTTCTGCCTAGTTCTCCAGAACAGCTCTGCCCCAATCAGCCAGTTCCACCTAGTCCTCCAGTTCTACCTCAACCTTGTCCCAACCAACCGGTTACACCCTATCCTCCAGTTCAACCTAGTCCCAATCAACCAGTTTCGCCTAATTCTCCAGTGCAACCTTGTCCCAACCAACCGGTTACACCCTATCCTCCAGTTCAACCCCAGCCAACACCTAGTCCCAATCAACCTAATCTGCCGAATTCTCCAGTACAACCTTGTCCCAATCAGCCTGTTACACCCTATCCGCCAGTTCAACCCCAGCCAACAACTAATCCCAATCAACATAATCCACCAATTCAATCCCAGCCTTGTCCCAATCAACCTGTTGCACCGAATCCTCCGGTTCAACCGGTTTCACCAAATCCTCCACTTCAACCGCAGCCAGCACCTTATCCTGATGAAGCTGTTACTTCACCTGTTACGGATGAGCCTACGCCCATTCCGACAGTCGTTCCTCAAGAGACTTCCACATCAACGACACCTACACCGATACCTGCACCGATCCTTCGCTGTCCCACAGGAACAGTTCTAGTAAATGGATTCTGTAGGTTGATATACTGTGGTTCGGGAGTGTACTCGTATGCAAGAGGTCGATGTGTGATGCCTCGATGTCCCCAGGGCACAGTGTGGACAGGTCAAAAGTGCGCACCACCGCAGCCAATTGAACTAGATCCCATTCACATCGAAAGAACGATCATGGTGGAGAAATCGAAGAATACGTCTGATCTGGTGGTTAATAATGTGCAAAACTTGGTGGTTAATGCTTCGCTTGTAATACCGACACGTGAAGACGATTATGACGATGATTATTCTGAGGAAATAGATTCCAATCAAGCTGCAACCACCACCAAGTGCTGCACTGTGGTTGCCCCACGCATCTGTCGCTGCCCAATCCAGAGCACTCGCTGGCAATGCTTCAACAGACGGCAATATCTGTGTGGCGACTTCTGTAGCACCTCCAAAGTGGTGCTGAAGCCATCTAATGTTTCCACCTGGATCGTCGACGATGCAGAAATGCTCCTCATGCCGCCCAACTGGAACTTCGACTGCCGCAACCAGGACAACTGTATCACATCCACAG AGAAGCACGACTGCAGTGGCTGTGCCTTGGGATTAATTGCATCCTGCTCTTCCTACTGCTACAACTATCATTGCGACGGTCCTAACTGTGGCTTCTACGATCAGGAAGAGTTTTGCAAGTTGGCTCAGTTCTCCGGCTCTGTTGTCTGCCGCCCGGAGGATGCCTGGAAGCGATAA